In the genome of Xyrauchen texanus isolate HMW12.3.18 chromosome 33, RBS_HiC_50CHRs, whole genome shotgun sequence, one region contains:
- the LOC127627259 gene encoding inward rectifier potassium channel 2-like — translation MGSVRANRYSIVSSEEDGMKLATAAVPNGYGNGKSKVHTRHQTQSRFVKKDGHCNVQFINVSEKSQRYLADIFTTCVDIRWRWMFVIFCLAFLLSWLFFGCIFWLVAIFHGDLENGSPKCVSNVGTFTAAFLFSIETQTTIGYGYRYVTDECPIAVFMVVFQSIVGCIIDAFIIGAVMAKMAKPKKRNETLVFSHNATVAMRDSKLCLMWRVGNLRKSHLVEAHVRAQLLRSRTTAEGEFIPLDQMDIDVGFDSGIDRIFLVSPITIVHEIDEDSPFYDMSKQEMENSDFEIVVILEGMVEATAMTTQCRSSYMASEILWGHRFEPVLFEEKNYYKVDYSRFHKTYEVPSTPLCSARDLAEKKYILSTSNSFCYENEVSLSNKEDKEEGNGDSLGPGGTNTDTCSDSEHSQATIPLEPRPLRRESEI, via the coding sequence ATGGGAAGTGTGCGGGCCAACCGCTACAGCATTGTGTCATCAGAGGAGGACGGCATGAAGTTGGCCACTGCTGCGGTGCCAAATGGGTATGGTAATGGGAAGAGCAAGGTGCACACCCGTCACCAGACCCAGAGCAGGTTTGTCAAGAAAGACGGACACTGCAATGTGCAGTTCATCAACGTCAGTGAGAAAAGCCAGCGCTACCTGGCCGACATCTTCACCACGTGTGTGGACATTCGTTGGAGATGGATGTTTGTCATCTTCTGCTTGGCCTTCCTGCTGTCATGGCTATTTTTTGGATGTATCTTCTGGCTGGTCGCCATATTCCACGGAGATCTGGAAAATGGAAGTCCTAAGTGCGTTTCGAACGTAGGAACTTTCACGGCTGCGTTTCTCTTCTCCATTGAGACGCAAACCACTATCGGCTATGGCTATCGCTATGTTACAGACGAGTGTCCCATCGCAGTGTTCATGGTGGTTTTTCAGAGCATTGTAGGCTGCATCATTGATGCCTTCATCATCGGTGCTGTTATGGCAAAGATGGCAAAGCCCAAGAAGAGGAATGAAACGTTGGTCTTCAGCCACAACGCTACAGTGGCCATGAGGGACAGTAAGCTATGCCTGATGTGGAGGGTGGGAAACTTGCGCAAGAGTCACCTAGTAGAGGCCCACGTTCGGGCTCAACTCCTTCGATCTCGCACCACAGCTGAGGGCGAGTTCATCCCTCTAGACCAAATGGACATTGATGTGGGCTTTGACAGTGGCATTGATCGCATCTTCCTGGTGTCACCCATCACTATTGTCCATGAGATCGATGAGGACAGTCCTTTCTATGACATGAGTAAACAAGAAATGGAAAACTCTGACTTTGAAATTGTAGTGATCTTGGAGGGTATGGTGGAGGCCACGGCCATGACCACCCAGTGCCGTAGCTCCTACATGGCCAGTGAGATCCTGTGGGGTCACCGCTTTGAGCCTGTCCTCTTTGAGGAGAAAAACTATTACAAAGTAGACTACTCTCGCTTTCACAAGACCTATGAAGTGCCCAGCACCCCCCTGTGCAGTGCTAGGGACCTTGCtgagaaaaaatatattctgTCCACCTCAAATTCTTTTTGCTATGAGAACGAGGTGTCACTTTCAAACAAAGAGGACAAAGAGGAAGGGAACGGGGATAGCCTGGGGCCTGGAGGAACAAACACAGACACTTGCTCAGACTCTGAACACAGCCAGGCCACCATTCCACTAGAACCGCGGCCGCTGAGGCGAGAGTCCGAAATATGA